From the genome of Alosa alosa isolate M-15738 ecotype Scorff River chromosome 18, AALO_Geno_1.1, whole genome shotgun sequence, one region includes:
- the acss1 gene encoding acetyl-coenzyme A synthetase 2-like, mitochondrial isoform X2, with amino-acid sequence MAAHRSRSSVLFLVNKGTVSFRKDSYQRCVPLHFRRTVSSTGVKNRELLPRLSSTLAGRTYTELYELSVENSERFWGSIAKERLTWIRPFDQVKDCDISKGRINWFLGGQLNVSVNCLDVHVASHPDKLALVWERDEPGTEVKVTYRDLLETTCRLANTLKSHGIQKGDQVAIYMPVSPIAVAAMLACARIGAVHTVVFAGFSSEALAGRIQDAQCKAVVTCNQAVRGGRVINLKTTVDAAVKSCPSITHVFVAQRTTNTVHMGELDIPLEEAMANESAECPPEPMESEDMLFMLYTSGSTGKPKGIVHTQAGYLLYASLTHQYVFDYRPGDVFGCVADIGWVTGHSYVVYGPLCNGATTVLFESTPVYPDPGRYWETVQRLGINQFYGAPTAIRLLLKYDESWVKKYDRSSLKTLGSVGEPINHEAWDWFYNVVGDGRCPLVDTWWQTETGGVCISPRPSEEGAEIRPAMAMRPFFGIEPALMGEKGQKIIGNDVTGALCVSQPWPGMARTIYGDHDRFVDAYFKPYPGHYFTGDGAYRSVEGYYQITGRMDDVINISGHRLGTAEIEDALDEHPEVPETAVIGISHDIKGEGSCVTHG; translated from the exons ATGGCCGCACATAGGAGCCGTTCAAGTGTTTTATTTCTCGTTAACAAAGGGACTGTTTCCTTTAGGAAAGACTCTTACCAAAGATGTGTCCCTCTGCACTTTAGGAGAACAGTATCAAGCACCGGCGTGAAGAACAGAGAGTTACTGCCGCGCTTAAGCTCAACTCTCGCTGGTCGCACATACACAGAATTGTACGAGCTGTCAGTGGAGAATTCAGAGAGATTTTGGGGATCAATCGCTAAAGAGAGGTTAACATGGATCAGGCCATTCGACCAAGTGAAGGACTGTGATATTTCTAAAGGAAGAATCAACTGGTTTCTTGGAGGACAACTGAACGTCTCTG TGAACTGTTTGGATGTACACGTTGCGAGTCATCCCGATAAACTCGCCCtggtgtgggagagagatgaaccTGGCACAGAGGTTAAAGTGACCTACAG GGATCTGTTGGAGACTACATGCCGGTTGGCCAACACTCTCAAAAGCCATGGGATTCAGAAAGGGGACCAGGTGGCCATCTACATGCCCGTGTCGCCCATTGCAGTGGCTGCCATGCTGGCCTGTGCTCGCATTGGTGCGGTGCACACAGTGGTGTTTGCTGGCTTCAGCTCAGAGGCTTTGGCAGGGAGGATCCAAgatg CCCAGTGCAAGGCCGTGGTCACGTGCAACCAGGCCGTGAGGGGGGGACGTGTTATCAACCTGAAGACCACTGTGGATGCTGCTGTGAAGAGCTGCCCGTCTATCACACATGTGTTTGTAGCTCAGAGGACCACTAACACAGTCCACATGGGGGAACTGGACATTCCACTAGAAGAG GCTATGGCCAATGAGTCAGCCGAGTGTCCTCCAGAGCCGATGGAGAGTGAAGACATGCTCTTCATGCTCTACACCTCAGGGAGCACTGGCAAGCCCAAGGGTATCGTCCACACACAGGCCGGCTACCTTCTCTATGCATCCCTCACTCACCAG TATGTGTTTGACTACCGACCAGGCGATGTGTTTGGCTGCGTGGCAGATATCGGCTGGGTGACTGGCCACAGCTATGTTGTGTATGGACCATTATGCAACGGTGCTACCACTGTGCTTTTTGAAAGCACACCTGTGTACCCAGACCCAG GACGATACTGGGAGACTGTGCAGCGTCTGGGGATAAATCAGTTCTATGGTGCCCCGACAGCCATCCGCCTGCTACTGAAGTACGATGAGAGCTGGGTGAAGAAGTATGACCGCTCCTCGCTGAAAACCCTCGGCTCAG TTGGCGAGCCAATCAACCATGAAGCCTGGGACTGGTTTTACAATGTGGTTGGAGATGGCCGATGCCCCCTAGTGGATACTTGGTGGCAGACGG AGACGGGCGGTGTGTGCATTTCCCCTCGGCCTTCCGAGGAGGGAGCAGAAATTCGACCTGCCATGGCGATGAGACCTTTCTTTGGAATAGAGCCAGCCCTCATGGGAGAGAAG GGACAGAAAATCATAGGAAATGATGTCACTGGAGCACTTTGTGTCAGTCAGCCATGGCCTGGAATGGCCAGAACCATATATGGAGACCATGACAGATTTGTGGATGCATATTTCAAGCCATACCCTG GTCATTACTTCACTGGTGATGGAGCTTACCGGTCAGTAGAGGGATACTATCAGATTACAGGACGTATGGATGACGTTATCAATATCAGTGGTCATCGCTTAGGCACAGCAGAAATAGAGGATGCCCTG GACGAACACCCAGAAGTACCTGAAACTGCTGTCATAGGTATTTCACACGATATCAAAGGAGAAG GCTCTTGTGTGACGCATGGATGA